In a single window of the Campylobacter fetus subsp. testudinum 03-427 genome:
- the rnr gene encoding ribonuclease R (Pfam matches to PF00773.15 RNB, and to PF08206.7 OB_RNB): MKEFLNALANGVDDKFIKIDEREILRVLEQIKAVKKHKNKFYLNDGYVCGKLDISSGGTGFLMPYDARFKQDIIIENRDLNGAHFGDIVLAKLTKSKKSRLHATMIAVLAMANETSVVYTKKFGQVIMGVSIPNALTIALKASQKSLKELPIGTVLKINNLDNDITEVLGVLSDPSIDEKISLAIYNKKNLFPKICENEAKSFGDSVDKSMYPNRVDLTNLPFCTIDPVDAKDFDDAIYYDVKNRTIYVAIADVSEYVAAYSGIDKEAKFRGFSIYFPHIAIPMLPRALSENICSLKPNCNRLAFVFKISLDESLEPVKEELFEAVIHSKKRFNYDEVDEILALNLKADDEIQEWILPLFETAKKLKFKRLQNGFDFRSKELRMSISPNGDILKTAYEKETPSHSLIEDCMLLANKAAAKKINHGIFRNHAPADLKKINTLLDDLAVLGIEATYESDLVALISKIQTQADSLNIREDVDKLIIKAQKRAEYASKPTGHFGLGFDLYSHFTSPIRRYSDLILHRLLKANLANNAKLFNYLLLDIEGVCRGLNELEREADRVAWDFMDRKFARWAENHIDEVFRCYISEVGNQTIAKLDDEIKGARIYIENFTCSLLASVMVQIKEVDIPNAKIIGKVVQKLDV; the protein is encoded by the coding sequence GTGAAAGAGTTTTTAAACGCTCTTGCAAATGGCGTAGATGATAAATTTATAAAAATAGACGAACGAGAGATTCTGCGAGTACTCGAGCAGATAAAAGCTGTTAAAAAGCATAAAAACAAATTCTACTTAAACGATGGATACGTCTGCGGTAAGCTTGATATAAGCAGTGGGGGTACGGGATTTTTGATGCCGTATGATGCGCGTTTCAAGCAAGATATAATAATAGAAAATCGAGATTTAAACGGTGCTCATTTTGGTGATATAGTATTAGCAAAATTAACAAAATCTAAAAAATCCAGACTTCACGCAACAATGATAGCAGTTTTAGCTATGGCAAATGAGACAAGCGTAGTTTATACCAAAAAATTCGGTCAAGTCATAATGGGAGTAAGTATCCCAAATGCTCTTACTATAGCACTTAAAGCCAGTCAAAAATCCTTAAAAGAACTACCGATAGGAACTGTTTTAAAAATCAATAATCTAGATAATGATATAACAGAAGTTTTAGGTGTATTAAGCGATCCATCGATAGATGAAAAAATCTCATTAGCAATCTATAATAAAAAAAATCTTTTCCCAAAAATATGTGAAAACGAAGCAAAAAGTTTTGGAGATAGCGTAGATAAAAGTATGTATCCAAATAGAGTGGATTTAACAAATTTACCGTTTTGCACGATAGATCCTGTTGATGCGAAAGATTTTGACGATGCTATTTATTATGACGTGAAAAATCGAACCATATATGTAGCTATAGCCGATGTTAGCGAATACGTAGCTGCTTATAGCGGTATAGATAAAGAGGCTAAATTTAGAGGATTTTCCATATATTTTCCTCATATCGCCATTCCTATGTTACCAAGAGCGCTTAGTGAAAATATCTGCTCTTTAAAACCAAATTGCAATAGGCTAGCTTTTGTATTTAAAATATCTTTAGATGAGAGTTTAGAACCTGTGAAAGAGGAGCTTTTTGAAGCTGTTATTCACTCTAAAAAACGATTTAACTATGATGAAGTAGATGAAATTTTGGCTTTAAATTTAAAAGCGGACGATGAGATACAAGAGTGGATTTTGCCACTATTTGAGACTGCTAAAAAGCTTAAATTTAAAAGATTGCAAAATGGATTTGACTTTAGAAGCAAAGAACTTAGAATGAGCATTTCTCCAAATGGAGATATCTTGAAAACAGCGTATGAAAAAGAGACTCCTTCTCACTCTCTTATAGAAGATTGTATGCTTTTAGCAAATAAAGCCGCCGCAAAAAAAATAAATCACGGTATATTTAGAAACCACGCTCCAGCCGATCTTAAAAAGATAAACACGCTTTTAGACGATCTAGCAGTTCTTGGCATAGAAGCTACTTATGAAAGCGATCTAGTAGCACTAATATCCAAAATCCAAACTCAAGCAGATAGTTTAAATATCAGAGAAGACGTCGATAAACTCATCATAAAAGCACAAAAAAGAGCAGAATACGCAAGCAAGCCAACTGGACATTTTGGTTTAGGATTTGATCTGTATTCTCATTTTACAAGTCCGATTAGGCGTTATTCTGATCTTATTTTACATAGACTTTTAAAAGCAAATTTAGCAAATAACGCAAAACTTTTCAACTATCTTCTTTTGGATATAGAAGGAGTTTGTAGGGGGCTAAACGAACTTGAACGCGAAGCTGATAGAGTAGCGTGGGATTTTATGGATAGAAAATTTGCAAGATGGGCTGAAAATCATATCGATGAAGTATTTCGCTGCTATATAAGTGAAGTTGGCAACCAAACAATAGCTAAATTAGACGACGAAATCAAAGGAGCGAGAATATACATAGAAAACTTTACTTGCTCACTTCTTGCTTCTGTTATGGTGCAGATAAAAGAAGTCGATATACCAAACGCAAAAATCATAGGAAAAGTAGTACAAAAACTAGATGTATAA
- the holA gene encoding DNA polymerase III, delta subunit translates to MYKKEFQNLLNSNRLPNYFLLFGNEEYQVEIFAKEFISKFKKENLLSLYFDEYDFGIAKSHLMESSLFCDSSTLHIKTDKKIPAKELKYLIDLCKKNANNAFIYELHEGDMKTIFDTKKVFGENFVRFFAPNTPAEGVSLLMYHAEKLGLNIQTSALYQIYSLQNESLYLASSELNKLANLTKTINDDSVKKLVFSLNGVSFELFFNKLIALQNIKDDYFSYTNDSNFNEIALINSLYSSFFRLFKIQTYVKINGKFDIEKAIGYTPPPTILNQIKSQALSIKTELYMDIFMKLNSIEYDIKTKKDIDKECFLLSSILSIQNLIAKNSKS, encoded by the coding sequence ATGTATAAAAAAGAGTTTCAAAATCTACTAAATTCTAATAGATTGCCAAACTATTTTTTACTTTTTGGCAATGAAGAGTATCAAGTAGAAATTTTTGCTAAAGAGTTTATTTCTAAATTTAAAAAAGAAAATTTGCTTAGTTTGTACTTTGATGAGTATGATTTTGGTATTGCAAAGTCGCATTTAATGGAGTCATCGTTATTTTGCGATTCAAGTACGCTACATATAAAAACAGATAAAAAAATACCAGCAAAAGAGTTAAAATACCTGATAGATCTGTGTAAAAAAAATGCAAATAACGCATTTATATATGAGCTGCACGAAGGCGATATGAAGACCATTTTTGATACTAAAAAAGTATTTGGTGAAAATTTTGTTAGATTTTTTGCGCCAAATACTCCAGCTGAAGGCGTTAGTTTGCTTATGTATCACGCTGAAAAACTTGGACTAAATATACAAACATCTGCGCTTTATCAAATTTATAGTTTGCAAAATGAAAGCTTATATCTTGCTAGCAGCGAGTTAAATAAATTAGCAAATTTAACCAAAACTATCAATGACGATAGTGTAAAAAAGTTAGTTTTTAGTTTAAATGGGGTTAGTTTTGAACTATTTTTTAATAAACTTATCGCTTTACAAAACATAAAAGATGATTATTTTAGTTATACGAATGATTCAAATTTCAATGAAATTGCACTGATAAACTCGCTATATTCATCTTTTTTTAGACTATTTAAGATACAAACCTATGTTAAAATCAATGGTAAATTTGATATAGAAAAAGCTATAGGATACACTCCGCCTCCGACCATTTTAAATCAGATAAAATCACAAGCCCTTAGCATAAAAACGGAGTTATATATGGATATTTTTATGAAATTAAACTCTATAGAGTATGATATAAAAACAAAAAAAGATATAGATAAAGAGTGTTTTTTGCTATCGTCTATCTTATCCATACAAAATTTAATTGCAAAAAACAGCAAATCTTAA